In Leisingera methylohalidivorans DSM 14336, a single genomic region encodes these proteins:
- a CDS encoding L-aspartate oxidase, whose protein sequence is MIETGRIVIAGAGLGALYAALELAPRPVLVISPETLGEGASSTWAQGGVAAAMANHDTPEAHAADTLQAGAGTVDAEVAAMVTRVARAHIVGLTDLGTPFDRDPDGNYVMSREAAHSAARVVRVKGDQAGSKIMQTLISAVRAAPSVQVLENTQAVRLETEGSTVTGIWITRADAPSAPVLIKCPGVLLAGGGSGGLYAHTTNPPRIRGQVIGFAARAGARIADPEFVQFHPTAFDIGVDPAPLATEALRGEGAVLINAHGERFMLAEHPDAELAPRDIVARAIFAESQSGRRPMLDTRDALGAGVLTRYPTVAETCVRAGIDPVQDPIPVAVAAHYHMGGVEADLQGRSSLQNLWVCGEASSTGLHGANRLASNGLLEALVYARNAAQDIASLDPPANADAIHPSFPPGGQDLDAAAVKNLRQAMTAHAGVRRTAHGLKQALAAIARLEAEQAADENFTNMCATATLITAAALQREESRGGHFRDDFPTADPAQAHRTRITLDEAMAIRAKAVKELT, encoded by the coding sequence GTGATCGAAACCGGCCGCATTGTCATTGCCGGCGCAGGCCTTGGTGCGCTCTACGCCGCGCTTGAGCTGGCACCGCGGCCGGTTCTGGTGATTTCGCCGGAAACTTTGGGGGAAGGCGCAAGCTCGACCTGGGCGCAGGGCGGCGTTGCGGCAGCCATGGCCAATCACGACACGCCCGAGGCCCACGCAGCCGACACCCTGCAGGCCGGGGCCGGCACGGTCGACGCTGAGGTCGCCGCGATGGTCACCCGGGTCGCGCGCGCGCACATCGTCGGCCTGACCGACCTCGGCACACCGTTTGACCGCGATCCGGACGGCAACTATGTGATGAGCCGCGAAGCCGCCCATTCCGCCGCCCGCGTGGTGCGCGTAAAGGGCGATCAGGCCGGCAGCAAGATCATGCAGACATTGATTTCTGCCGTGCGCGCAGCACCCTCCGTACAGGTGCTGGAAAACACCCAGGCAGTGCGGCTTGAAACCGAAGGCAGCACCGTCACCGGTATCTGGATCACCCGCGCCGATGCGCCTTCTGCCCCGGTGCTGATCAAATGCCCCGGCGTGCTGCTGGCCGGCGGCGGCTCCGGCGGGCTTTATGCCCATACCACCAATCCGCCGCGCATCCGCGGCCAGGTGATCGGCTTTGCCGCCCGCGCAGGCGCCCGCATCGCCGATCCGGAATTTGTGCAGTTCCACCCCACTGCCTTTGATATTGGCGTGGATCCTGCCCCGCTGGCAACCGAGGCGCTGCGCGGCGAAGGCGCAGTACTGATCAACGCGCACGGGGAACGCTTCATGCTGGCAGAGCACCCGGACGCCGAGCTTGCGCCCCGCGACATTGTTGCCCGCGCAATCTTTGCCGAATCGCAAAGCGGCCGCCGCCCGATGCTTGACACCCGCGATGCGCTTGGCGCCGGGGTTCTGACCCGCTACCCCACGGTCGCGGAAACCTGCGTCCGTGCAGGCATCGACCCGGTGCAGGACCCCATACCCGTCGCTGTTGCCGCGCATTACCACATGGGCGGGGTCGAGGCCGATTTGCAGGGCCGCAGCAGCCTGCAGAACCTCTGGGTCTGCGGAGAAGCCTCCTCCACCGGCCTGCATGGCGCCAACCGGCTGGCCTCCAACGGCCTGCTGGAAGCGCTAGTTTACGCCCGCAACGCAGCTCAGGACATCGCGTCGCTGGATCCTCCTGCAAACGCGGATGCGATCCATCCCAGCTTCCCGCCGGGCGGGCAGGATCTGGACGCTGCAGCAGTCAAAAACCTGCGGCAGGCCATGACTGCTCATGCCGGGGTGCGCCGCACCGCCCACGGCCTGAAACAAGCACTGGCAGCCATTGCGCGGCTCGAAGCCGAGCAGGCCGCGGACGAGAACTTCACCAATATGTGCGCCACCGCCACGCTGATCACTGCCGCTGCGCTTCAGCGCGAGGAAAGCCGCGGCGGCCATTTCCGGGACGATTTCCCCACGGCCGACCCCGCGCAGGCCCATCGCACCCGCATCACCCTGGACGAGGCCATGGCGATCCGTGCCAAGGCCGTGAAGGAGCTGACATGA
- the nadA gene encoding quinolinate synthase NadA, with the protein MFDLQSMRDQLASQYDLAPNPALAETMTDVYARMDRVVNPIEWATHAPYVAAILELKKQRNAVILAHNYMTPEIYHGVSDVVGDSLQLAIEAANVEADVIVQCGVHFMAETSKILSPDKTVLIPDMEAGCSLAESITAEGIEQMRAKYPGAPVVSYVNTTAEVKAASDICCTSSNAAQIVAAQDSHTVIMTPDQYLAQNVAKQVPQKNVVWWEGSCIVHERYTAQDLRDFREWNPGTRLIAHPECPPDVVNEADFSGSTSGILKYVTDEKPEKAMLITECSMASNIADQLPEVEFVGPCNMCPYMKKITLEKILWSLHTMTEPVVVDLDVAEKARVAVQRMIDLSQKLGV; encoded by the coding sequence ATGTTCGACCTGCAATCCATGCGGGATCAACTCGCCAGCCAGTATGATCTGGCGCCCAATCCTGCCCTTGCCGAAACGATGACGGATGTCTACGCGCGCATGGACCGCGTGGTGAATCCCATAGAATGGGCCACCCATGCGCCCTATGTCGCGGCTATTCTGGAGCTGAAAAAGCAGCGCAACGCGGTGATCCTGGCGCATAACTACATGACGCCCGAGATTTATCACGGTGTCTCGGATGTGGTTGGCGACAGCCTGCAGCTCGCGATCGAGGCGGCGAATGTCGAGGCCGACGTCATCGTCCAGTGCGGCGTGCATTTCATGGCTGAGACCTCCAAGATCCTCAGCCCGGACAAAACCGTGCTAATTCCCGACATGGAAGCCGGCTGCTCGCTGGCGGAATCAATCACCGCCGAGGGCATCGAGCAGATGCGCGCCAAATATCCGGGTGCGCCAGTGGTCTCTTACGTGAACACCACGGCCGAGGTGAAGGCAGCGTCAGACATCTGCTGCACCTCGTCGAACGCGGCTCAGATCGTAGCGGCGCAAGACAGCCACACGGTCATCATGACACCGGACCAGTATCTGGCCCAGAACGTTGCCAAGCAGGTGCCGCAAAAAAACGTGGTCTGGTGGGAAGGCTCCTGCATCGTACACGAGCGGTACACCGCGCAGGATCTTCGCGATTTCCGCGAATGGAACCCCGGCACCCGGCTGATTGCGCACCCGGAATGCCCGCCCGATGTGGTGAACGAGGCCGATTTCTCAGGCTCAACCAGCGGCATTCTTAAATATGTGACCGACGAGAAGCCCGAAAAGGCGATGCTGATCACCGAATGTTCGATGGCTTCGAACATCGCAGACCAGCTGCCCGAGGTCGAGTTTGTCGGCCCCTGCAACATGTGCCCCTACATGAAGAAGATCACGCTGGAGAAAATCCTGTGGTCGCTGCACACGATGACCGAACCGGTCGTGGTGGACTTGGACGTGGCCGAAAAGGCCCGGGTGGCTGTTCAGCGGATGATCGATCTCAGCCAGAAGCTGGGCGTCTGA
- a CDS encoding ABC transporter permease, giving the protein MNDLWAGLSQAFWLLVTLDADLVEITLRSLRVTLTALVIACAIALPLAAFLAVKRFRLRRATIAVLNALMGLPPVVVGLVVYVFLSRAGPFGVFGLLFTPTAMIIAQVIIVVPLVASVAHQSLRELWSDYHDLLISMNATQLQRIQALLWDGRRALLTAALAGFGRAIGEVGAIMVVGGNIDHATRVLTTAIALETGKGEFAMALGLGFVLIALAIAVNLGIHWLGRTESEGRW; this is encoded by the coding sequence ATGAATGATCTGTGGGCAGGATTGAGCCAGGCCTTTTGGCTGCTGGTGACGCTGGATGCGGATCTGGTGGAGATCACTCTGCGGTCGTTGCGGGTGACGCTGACGGCGCTGGTCATCGCCTGTGCCATCGCGTTGCCGCTGGCAGCCTTTCTGGCGGTCAAGCGGTTCCGGCTGCGCCGGGCCACGATTGCTGTGCTGAACGCGCTGATGGGGCTGCCGCCGGTGGTGGTAGGGCTGGTGGTCTATGTGTTCCTGTCGCGGGCCGGGCCGTTCGGGGTGTTCGGATTGCTGTTCACACCCACAGCGATGATCATCGCGCAGGTGATCATTGTTGTTCCCTTGGTGGCCTCGGTTGCGCATCAGTCGCTGCGCGAGCTGTGGAGTGACTACCACGATCTGCTGATCTCGATGAACGCGACCCAGTTGCAGCGCATTCAGGCGCTGTTGTGGGACGGGCGGCGGGCGCTGCTGACCGCGGCGCTGGCTGGGTTTGGCCGGGCGATCGGCGAGGTCGGCGCGATCATGGTGGTGGGCGGCAATATCGACCATGCAACCCGGGTGCTGACCACGGCAATTGCGCTGGAGACCGGCAAGGGCGAGTTCGCCATGGCGCTGGGGCTGGGCTTTGTGCTGATCGCGCTGGCAATTGCGGTCAACCTGGGGATCCATTGGCTGGGCCGGACCGAGAGCGAGGGACGGTGGTGA
- a CDS encoding ATP-binding cassette domain-containing protein, which translates to MQMFPLVAQGAQVRRRGKVLVGPVDLTLGGQGTSIVIGPNGAGKTTLLKMLHGIIRMNGGSLDWACPLEEAQRHQAFVFQTPVMMRRTVIENIAYPLRLTGVDRKEARARAADWAERVGLGKILQRQATMLSGGERQKLALARALVREPEVLFLDEPCAALDGRAMREIEEILAHASDSGTRLIMSTHNMGQARRLADEVIFVLHGRIHEFSPAGDFFAGPQTPQGRAFLNGDIVE; encoded by the coding sequence ATGCAGATGTTTCCGCTGGTGGCCCAAGGCGCGCAGGTGCGCCGCCGCGGCAAGGTTCTGGTCGGCCCGGTCGATCTGACCCTGGGCGGGCAGGGCACATCAATTGTCATTGGCCCCAACGGGGCGGGCAAGACCACGCTTTTGAAGATGCTGCATGGCATTATCCGGATGAACGGCGGCAGCCTGGACTGGGCCTGCCCGCTGGAGGAGGCGCAAAGGCACCAGGCCTTTGTGTTCCAGACCCCGGTGATGATGCGGCGCACGGTGATCGAAAACATCGCCTATCCACTGAGGCTGACGGGGGTGGACCGCAAGGAAGCGCGTGCCCGCGCGGCGGATTGGGCCGAACGCGTGGGGCTGGGAAAGATCCTGCAGCGCCAGGCCACCATGCTGTCGGGCGGCGAGCGGCAGAAACTGGCCCTTGCCCGCGCCTTGGTGCGCGAGCCGGAAGTGTTGTTCCTGGACGAGCCTTGTGCAGCCTTGGACGGGCGCGCGATGCGGGAGATTGAGGAAATCCTGGCCCATGCCTCTGACAGCGGCACACGGCTGATCATGTCCACCCACAACATGGGCCAGGCGCGGCGGCTGGCGGATGAGGTGATCTTTGTCCTGCATGGCCGCATTCACGAATTCAGCCCGGCAGGGGATTTCTTTGCCGGACCCCAAACGCCCCAGGGGCGCGCATTTCTGAACGGAGATATTGTCGAATGA